In Cydia fagiglandana chromosome 9, ilCydFagi1.1, whole genome shotgun sequence, a single window of DNA contains:
- the LOC134667799 gene encoding keratin-associated protein 10-4-like: protein MASMPSILRPECCNLSPECCNLSPECCNLSPECCNLSPECCNLSPECCNLSPECCNLSPECCNLSPECCNLSPECCNLSPECCNLSPECCNLSPECCNLSSECCNLSPECCNLSPECCNLSPECCNLSPECCNLSSECCNLSPECCNLSPECCNLCQLRALSILDTTLHNLKDKYN from the coding sequence ATGGCTAGTATGCCATCTATACTCAGACCAGAGTGCTGTAATCTCAGCCCAGAGTGCTGTAATCTCAGCCCAGAGTGCTGTAATCTCAGCCCAGAGTGCTGTAATCTCAGCCCAGAGTGCTGTAATCTCAGCCCAGAGTGCTGTAATCTCAGCCCAGAGTGCTGTAATCTCAGCCCAGAGTGCTGTAATCTCAGCCCAGAGTGCTGTAATCTCAGCCCAGAGTGCTGTAATCTCAGCCCAGAGTGCTGTAATCTCAGCCCAGAGTGCTGTAATCTCAGCCCAGAGTGCTGTAATCTCAGCTCAGAGTGCTGTAATCTCAGCCCAGAGTGCTGTAATCTCAGCCCAGAGTGCTGTAATCTCAGCCCAGAGTGCTGTAATCTCAGCCCAGAGTGCTGTAATCTCAGCTCAGAGTGCTGTAATCTCAGCCCAGAGTGCTGTAATCTCAGCCCAGAGTGCTGTAATCTGTGTCAGCTCAGGGCGCTGAGCATATTGGACACAACATTGCACAATCTTAAAGATAAGTATAATtga